One window from the genome of Mycolicibacterium gadium encodes:
- a CDS encoding glycosyltransferase family 4 protein yields MSQASTTLVRPPRIVLATDRLSPGGVSHFVLQLANHFRARGCQVDVVSLRPGEWDHRLVESGVDVHTVPSRKVVELIRSADVIHCQQRILGLLAVLLGARARTIEHVHNVMSGHRLLSFRASTIVAVSNHVRSGLQSHYPRLANRHLSVVSNGARKRPGDPLPFGRRCYDIVGVGRFEEQKDPLAFLDLVARLHRHNAGLRAVWIAPGAGSLQQQFIDHQRLLGLNDVVTVSQGGTHEATRDLIAQSKVFLMTSKWEGLPLAALEALASGTPVVTTPCGEIADIIGNGGCGAVLDSDLDAGTSTLVSLTCDRSLWESNSANAFSVADDFSEDGMTAMVERTYRSVQPNVWPDVPDRVPSEGGVLCES; encoded by the coding sequence GTGAGCCAGGCGTCGACCACGTTGGTTCGGCCGCCGCGCATCGTCCTGGCGACCGACCGGTTGAGTCCGGGGGGAGTCTCACACTTCGTCCTACAGCTGGCGAACCACTTCCGCGCTCGGGGGTGCCAGGTCGACGTCGTGTCACTGCGCCCCGGAGAGTGGGATCACCGGCTGGTCGAATCCGGCGTCGACGTCCATACAGTGCCGAGTCGCAAGGTCGTCGAGCTGATCCGTTCGGCTGACGTGATCCATTGTCAACAAAGGATTCTCGGTCTGCTTGCCGTCCTTCTCGGCGCGCGTGCCCGCACCATCGAACACGTCCACAACGTCATGTCGGGCCACCGATTGCTTTCGTTTCGCGCCTCGACCATCGTCGCGGTGTCGAATCACGTACGGAGCGGTCTGCAGTCACATTATCCGCGGTTGGCGAATCGCCATTTGAGCGTAGTGTCCAACGGCGCGCGCAAACGTCCCGGTGATCCCCTGCCGTTCGGACGCCGGTGCTACGACATCGTCGGTGTCGGCCGGTTTGAGGAGCAGAAGGATCCCCTCGCCTTCCTCGACTTGGTGGCGCGCCTGCACCGGCACAACGCCGGCCTGAGAGCCGTGTGGATCGCGCCCGGCGCGGGATCGCTGCAGCAGCAGTTCATTGATCATCAACGCCTGCTGGGCCTGAACGACGTCGTGACGGTATCGCAGGGCGGCACGCATGAGGCCACTCGGGACCTGATCGCACAGTCAAAGGTGTTCCTGATGACGTCGAAGTGGGAGGGCCTGCCACTCGCGGCTCTCGAGGCGCTCGCCAGTGGCACCCCCGTGGTGACGACACCCTGCGGTGAGATCGCCGACATCATCGGGAACGGCGGCTGTGGGGCGGTGTTGGACTCCGATCTCGACGCAGGGACGTCAACACTGGTATCGCTGACCTGCGACCGCTCGCTCTGGGAAAGCAACTCTGCCAACGCATTCTCGGTCGCCGACGATTTCTCCGAGGACGGCATGACGGCCATGGTCGAACGCACCTACAGATCGGTGCAGCCGAACGTGTGGCCCGATGTTCCTGATCGGGTGCCAAGCGAAGGAGGGGTGTTATGCGAGTCTTGA
- a CDS encoding acyl-CoA dehydrogenase family protein has translation MDFSPDEGQQAVADVVTSALGRDNSWDALVSGGITAFGVPDRLGGDGLGLAEVGTALIEIGRHGTVSPALATLGLGLIPLLELASDEQQDRYLAGVPKGSVLSAALNEPGAPLPDRPATSLSGGRLNGVKVAVPYAEQADWLIVTAGGAVAVISPKAAGVQVVKTPTANHGDEYSVTFSDAEVDGVLDGAQPRRVNQLALAGIGAFASGLVAGALRLTADYVANREQFGKPLSTFQTVAAQLAEVYIASRTLTLAATSVLWRLSEGLDADDDTDILGYWLASEAPPAMQLCHHLHGGMGMDIDYPMDRYYSGVKDLTRLVGGPSHRLDLVGAQCTSN, from the coding sequence AACAGCTGGGACGCGCTGGTGTCCGGCGGCATCACGGCCTTCGGCGTACCCGACCGCCTCGGTGGCGACGGCCTGGGCCTCGCCGAGGTCGGCACCGCACTCATCGAGATCGGCAGACACGGCACCGTGAGTCCCGCGCTGGCGACACTGGGTCTCGGGTTGATCCCGCTGCTGGAGCTGGCGTCCGACGAGCAGCAGGATCGCTACCTCGCTGGGGTGCCGAAGGGCTCCGTGCTCTCCGCGGCGCTCAACGAGCCCGGCGCACCGCTGCCGGACCGGCCCGCGACCTCGCTTTCCGGCGGGAGGCTGAACGGGGTCAAGGTCGCGGTTCCCTATGCGGAACAGGCGGATTGGCTGATCGTGACCGCCGGCGGCGCTGTTGCGGTGATCTCCCCGAAGGCCGCGGGCGTACAGGTGGTCAAGACGCCGACCGCCAACCACGGCGACGAGTACTCGGTGACTTTCTCCGATGCCGAGGTCGACGGGGTGCTCGACGGTGCGCAGCCGCGGCGGGTGAACCAGCTGGCGCTGGCGGGCATCGGCGCGTTCGCGTCGGGTCTGGTCGCGGGCGCCCTACGGCTGACCGCGGACTACGTGGCCAACCGTGAGCAGTTCGGCAAGCCGCTGTCGACGTTCCAAACCGTCGCCGCACAGCTCGCTGAGGTATACATCGCCTCTCGCACACTGACCTTGGCCGCGACCTCCGTGTTGTGGCGGCTCTCTGAAGGGCTGGACGCCGACGACGACACCGACATCCTCGGCTACTGGCTGGCCTCAGAGGCGCCGCCGGCGATGCAGTTGTGCCACCATCTGCACGGTGGGATGGGAATGGACATCGACTATCCGATGGACCGCTACTACTCCGGCGTCAAGGACCTGACCCGGCTGGTTGGCGGCCCGTCGCACCGACTCGATCTGGTGGGAGCGCAATGTACATCGAACTGA
- a CDS encoding lipid-transfer protein, with amino-acid sequence MPGELSGKAAIVGIGATDFSKNSGRSELRLASEAVLDALDDAGLTPADVDGMVTFTMDSNTEVSIARATGIGELKFFSKIHHGGGAACATVQQAAIAVATGVADCVVAYRAFNERSGMRFGQVQMRLVENADSTGVDNSFSYPHGLSTPAAQVAMIAQRYMHYSGATSADFGAVSVADRKHAANNPKAYFYEKPITIEDHQNSRWIAEPLRLLDCCQETDGGVALVITSAERAKDLKHRPAVIEAASQGSSPDQYSMTSYYRSELGLPEMGLVGRQLWEQSGLTPADIQTAILYDHFTPFTLIQLEELGFCAPGEAKDYIKDGAIEIGGRLPINTHGGQLGEAYIHGMNGIAEGVRQLRGTSVNPVDDVEHVLVTAGTGVPTSGLILG; translated from the coding sequence ATGCCGGGTGAGCTTTCCGGAAAGGCGGCGATCGTCGGGATCGGCGCCACCGACTTCTCCAAGAACTCCGGTCGCAGCGAATTGCGGCTGGCGTCCGAAGCCGTGCTGGACGCGCTCGACGACGCCGGCCTGACACCGGCCGATGTGGACGGCATGGTCACCTTCACCATGGACTCCAACACCGAGGTGTCGATTGCGCGCGCCACCGGAATCGGTGAGTTGAAATTCTTCTCCAAGATCCATCACGGTGGTGGCGCGGCGTGCGCCACGGTCCAGCAGGCAGCGATCGCGGTGGCCACCGGGGTCGCGGATTGCGTTGTGGCATACCGGGCCTTCAACGAGCGGTCGGGCATGCGCTTCGGCCAGGTTCAGATGCGACTCGTGGAGAACGCCGACTCCACCGGTGTGGACAATTCGTTCTCGTATCCGCACGGTCTGTCCACGCCTGCCGCTCAGGTGGCGATGATCGCCCAGCGCTACATGCACTACTCCGGTGCGACCAGCGCGGACTTCGGCGCCGTCTCGGTGGCCGACCGTAAGCACGCCGCCAACAATCCGAAGGCGTACTTCTACGAGAAGCCGATCACTATCGAGGATCACCAGAACTCGCGGTGGATTGCCGAGCCGCTGCGGCTGCTTGACTGCTGTCAGGAGACCGATGGTGGTGTGGCGCTTGTGATTACGTCTGCTGAGCGGGCCAAGGATCTCAAGCACCGGCCCGCCGTCATCGAGGCGGCCTCGCAGGGTTCCAGCCCCGATCAGTATTCGATGACAAGCTACTACCGGTCGGAATTGGGGCTGCCGGAGATGGGCTTGGTCGGTAGGCAGCTCTGGGAGCAGTCCGGGCTGACGCCCGCCGACATCCAGACCGCGATCCTGTACGACCACTTCACGCCGTTCACGCTCATCCAGCTGGAGGAGCTGGGGTTCTGCGCTCCGGGTGAGGCCAAGGACTACATCAAGGACGGCGCGATAGAGATCGGCGGCAGGTTGCCGATCAACACCCACGGTGGTCAGCTCGGTGAGGCGTACATCCATGGCATGAACGGCATCGCCGAAGGTGTCCGGCAGCTTCGCGGGACGTCGGTGAACCCGGTGGACGACGTCGAGCACGTGTTGGTGACCGCAGGCACCGGTGTCCCCACCTCCGGGTTGATTCTGGGCTGA
- the fadE29 gene encoding acyl-CoA dehydrogenase FadE29: MYIELTPEQKQLQAELRQYFLNLISPEEHKEMESDRHGKAYRAIIKRMGSDGKLGVGWPKEFGGLGFGPIEQSIFVNEAHRADVPLPAVTLQTVGPTLQQYGTDLQKKKFLPGILAGEIHFAIGYTEPEAGTDLASLRTTAVKQGDEYIVNGQKVFTTGGHDADYVWLACRTDPEAAKHKGISMLIVDTTDPGYSWTPMILSDGAHHTNATYYNDVRVPAEMLVGEENGGWRLITTQLNNERVMLGPAGRFASLYDRVHDWAAKPGSNGDTPLDHDDVKRSLGELKAMWRINELLNWQVAASGETIDVADAAATKVFGTERIQYAGRLAEEIVGKYGNPADAETAELLEWLDSQTKRNLVITFGGGVNEVMREMIAAAGLKVPRVPR, from the coding sequence ATGTACATCGAACTGACCCCTGAGCAAAAGCAGCTCCAAGCCGAACTGCGGCAGTACTTTTTGAACCTCATCTCGCCCGAAGAGCACAAGGAGATGGAGAGCGACCGCCACGGCAAGGCCTACCGCGCGATCATCAAGCGGATGGGCTCCGACGGCAAGCTGGGTGTCGGCTGGCCCAAGGAATTCGGCGGCCTGGGCTTCGGCCCCATCGAGCAGTCGATCTTCGTCAACGAGGCACACCGCGCCGACGTGCCCCTGCCCGCCGTCACCCTGCAGACCGTGGGACCGACGCTGCAGCAGTACGGCACCGATCTCCAGAAGAAGAAGTTCCTTCCCGGCATCCTCGCCGGTGAAATCCATTTCGCGATCGGCTACACCGAGCCCGAGGCCGGCACCGACCTCGCATCGCTGCGCACCACCGCGGTCAAGCAGGGCGACGAATACATCGTCAACGGCCAGAAGGTGTTCACCACCGGTGGACATGACGCCGACTACGTATGGCTGGCGTGCCGTACCGACCCGGAAGCCGCCAAGCACAAGGGCATTTCGATGCTGATCGTCGACACAACCGATCCCGGCTACAGCTGGACGCCGATGATTCTGTCCGACGGCGCTCACCATACGAACGCGACGTACTACAACGACGTCCGGGTACCCGCCGAGATGCTGGTCGGCGAGGAGAACGGCGGCTGGCGCCTGATCACGACGCAGCTGAACAACGAACGCGTGATGCTCGGTCCGGCAGGGCGATTCGCCTCGCTGTACGACCGGGTACACGACTGGGCCGCGAAGCCCGGTTCCAACGGCGACACCCCTCTCGATCACGACGACGTGAAGCGGTCGCTCGGCGAACTCAAGGCGATGTGGCGGATCAACGAGCTGCTGAACTGGCAGGTGGCCGCCTCCGGCGAGACCATCGACGTCGCAGATGCCGCCGCCACCAAGGTGTTCGGCACCGAGCGGATCCAATATGCCGGCCGGCTCGCCGAGGAGATCGTCGGTAAGTACGGCAACCCGGCGGATGCGGAAACCGCAGAACTGCTCGAGTGGCTGGACTCGCAGACCAAACGCAATTTGGTGATCACGTTCGGCGGAGGTGTCAACGAAGTGATGCGAGAAATGATCGCGGCGGCCGGACTGAAGGTGCCGAGGGTTCCCCGGTGA
- a CDS encoding MaoC family dehydratase, translating into MSATGSDVAAGAAPEIQVGTKLPELALYGDPTFIVSTAIATRDYQDVHHDRDKAQAKGSKDIFVNILTDTGLVQRYITDWAGPNAIIKTIGLRLGVPWYAYDTVTFRGEVTAVEDGLISLKVTGSNSLGDHVIATATLTIGDA; encoded by the coding sequence GTGAGCGCCACAGGGTCTGATGTCGCCGCCGGAGCGGCTCCGGAAATCCAGGTGGGCACGAAGCTGCCCGAGCTCGCACTCTACGGCGATCCGACGTTCATCGTGTCGACGGCGATTGCCACGCGCGACTATCAGGATGTGCACCACGACCGGGACAAGGCACAGGCCAAGGGTTCCAAAGACATCTTCGTCAACATCCTGACCGATACCGGCCTCGTGCAGCGCTACATCACCGACTGGGCCGGACCGAACGCGATCATCAAGACGATCGGGCTGCGGCTCGGTGTGCCGTGGTACGCGTATGACACCGTCACGTTCAGAGGTGAGGTCACCGCCGTCGAGGACGGCCTGATCTCACTGAAAGTGACTGGTAGCAACAGCCTTGGCGATCATGTGATCGCCACCGCGACGTTGACGATCGGAGATGCCTGA
- a CDS encoding bifunctional MaoC family dehydratase N-terminal/OB-fold nucleic acid binding domain-containing protein, which translates to MSAVEDIQKAAERVKAEGKSKPRVARHPVNQPMIDHWLDAMGDTNPIYVDEAAAKAAGHPGTVAPPAMIQVWTMMGLGGNRADDDPLGKILGLFDDAGYIGVVATNCEQTYHRYLRPGEQVSVAAELTDVVGPKRTALGEGFFITQRISWQVGDEDVAEMMWRIMKFRPADQDAATGAVPDDLDADSMMRPASSRDTKFFWDGVNAHELRIQKRGDGTLQHPPVPALWQDKELETDHVVASGKGTVFSFVVHHAPKVPGRTLPFVIALVELEEGVRMLGELRNVDPAEVEIGLPVRAMYIDFPEGDSGPAWTNYAWEPAK; encoded by the coding sequence GTGAGCGCGGTCGAGGACATCCAGAAGGCCGCCGAGCGGGTCAAGGCCGAGGGCAAGAGCAAGCCGCGGGTTGCCCGTCACCCGGTGAACCAGCCGATGATCGACCACTGGCTCGACGCAATGGGGGACACCAACCCCATCTACGTCGACGAGGCAGCCGCCAAGGCGGCGGGTCATCCGGGCACCGTCGCACCTCCCGCGATGATCCAGGTCTGGACCATGATGGGGCTGGGCGGCAACCGCGCCGACGACGATCCGCTGGGCAAGATCCTCGGATTGTTCGACGACGCAGGGTATATCGGCGTCGTCGCGACGAACTGCGAGCAGACCTATCACCGCTACCTGCGCCCCGGTGAGCAGGTCAGCGTCGCCGCGGAGCTCACCGACGTCGTCGGCCCCAAGCGGACCGCGCTCGGCGAGGGTTTCTTCATCACCCAGCGGATCTCCTGGCAGGTCGGCGACGAAGACGTCGCCGAGATGATGTGGCGCATCATGAAGTTCAGGCCCGCCGATCAGGACGCTGCGACCGGCGCGGTGCCCGATGACTTGGACGCCGACTCGATGATGCGGCCGGCATCGTCGCGGGACACGAAGTTCTTCTGGGACGGCGTCAACGCGCACGAGTTGCGTATCCAGAAGCGCGGCGACGGCACGCTGCAGCATCCACCCGTGCCGGCACTCTGGCAGGACAAGGAGCTGGAGACCGACCACGTCGTCGCCTCCGGTAAAGGGACGGTGTTCAGCTTCGTGGTGCACCACGCCCCGAAGGTGCCCGGCCGCACGCTGCCCTTCGTCATCGCATTGGTCGAACTCGAAGAGGGTGTGCGGATGCTCGGCGAGCTCCGAAACGTCGACCCCGCGGAGGTGGAGATCGGATTGCCGGTCCGCGCAATGTATATCGACTTTCCCGAAGGGGATTCCGGGCCTGCTTGGACCAACTACGCATGGGAGCCCGCAAAGTGA
- a CDS encoding glycosyltransferase family 2 protein, whose protein sequence is MTSAVTNGNGSAEHAKPLLSSLPKPSGGAQTSSVSLVIPVRNEARNIAWVLEQIADDVDEIILVDGESTDATLITARSYRPDVKVVAQEGTGKGSALRTGFLAATGDVIVMMDADGSMSPQEIRHYVHFLANGYDFVKGSRFMGGGGSLDITPFRRLGNRFLLSVFNNLYGTELTDLCYGFCAFHRRYLDLLDLTATGFEIEAEMTVRAVQSGLRIAEVPSLEMPRRAGKSNLRAIRDGRRVLETTLRGRRAPRQRNAGQFINELGTSSLASEAAAGSGS, encoded by the coding sequence ATGACCAGTGCGGTGACCAACGGCAACGGATCTGCCGAACACGCAAAGCCGTTACTCAGCTCGTTACCCAAACCATCCGGTGGCGCCCAAACGTCTTCGGTCAGTCTCGTCATCCCGGTACGTAACGAGGCCCGCAACATCGCGTGGGTTCTGGAGCAGATCGCCGACGATGTCGACGAAATCATCCTCGTCGACGGCGAATCGACAGACGCCACGTTGATCACCGCCCGCAGTTACCGACCGGACGTCAAGGTCGTGGCACAGGAGGGCACCGGCAAGGGCAGCGCATTGCGAACCGGCTTCCTCGCGGCGACCGGCGACGTGATTGTCATGATGGACGCGGACGGCAGCATGTCGCCCCAGGAGATCCGGCACTACGTGCACTTCTTGGCCAATGGCTATGACTTCGTCAAGGGCTCGCGGTTCATGGGTGGCGGGGGGTCACTGGACATCACGCCGTTCCGGCGGCTCGGCAACCGATTCCTGCTGTCCGTCTTCAACAACCTGTACGGGACGGAACTCACCGATCTGTGCTACGGCTTCTGCGCATTCCACCGCCGCTATCTCGACCTTCTCGATCTCACCGCGACCGGATTCGAGATCGAGGCGGAGATGACAGTTCGGGCAGTGCAATCCGGTCTCCGCATCGCCGAGGTCCCCAGCCTCGAAATGCCGCGCCGAGCGGGCAAGTCGAACCTGCGTGCCATACGCGACGGCCGACGGGTATTGGAGACCACCCTGCGCGGACGGCGCGCGCCACGTCAGCGCAATGCGGGCCAGTTCATTAACGAGCTCGGGACCAGTTCGCTCGCGTCGGAAGCAGCAGCCGGGTCGGGATCGTGA